In Desulfosediminicola ganghwensis, a single window of DNA contains:
- a CDS encoding pyridoxal phosphate-dependent aminotransferase, giving the protein MNAQLDRYIHEVHLNLNVRGLGISPTLAINELSRSLVENGRSVFKLGLGQSPFPVPEPVVQALRDNAHQKDYLSVHGLEQLRKAIATYFNNRHGLHADWRSILIAPGSKELMFLLQLAYYGDLIIPIPSWVSYAPQAHIVGRPVRWIKTSRENGWLITPEDLERICCSDPTKPRVVVLNYPNNPTGRTYSEQMLQELAAIARKYHVILLSDEIYGELNFSGNYSSVARYYPEGTIISSGLSKWCGAGGWRLGLFTFPDELDWLRQGMAAVASETYTSTSAPIQYAAVHAFDGGKWLESYLKNSRRILAALAEYSRQRLEKAGVLVEKAQGGFYLFPDFSQTNLLDRRSFNSSEEFCNSLLQETGVAILPGSAFGLNGDNILARLAFVDFDGARTLQALADLTDEAELDEAFLLTHCERVTTGVERICDWLHS; this is encoded by the coding sequence ATGAATGCACAACTGGATAGATATATCCATGAGGTTCACCTCAACCTCAACGTCCGCGGTCTCGGTATTTCCCCCACCCTGGCCATCAATGAACTGAGCAGGAGCCTGGTAGAAAATGGCAGGAGTGTCTTTAAACTTGGCCTCGGCCAATCACCGTTTCCTGTGCCGGAGCCGGTGGTCCAGGCCCTGCGTGATAACGCTCACCAGAAAGATTATCTGTCAGTACATGGGCTTGAACAACTTCGCAAGGCCATCGCCACCTACTTCAACAATCGTCATGGGCTGCACGCAGACTGGCGGAGTATCCTGATTGCTCCAGGTTCCAAAGAGCTGATGTTCCTGCTGCAACTTGCCTATTATGGCGATCTGATTATTCCGATCCCGAGCTGGGTGAGCTATGCGCCCCAGGCGCACATCGTTGGCCGGCCCGTTCGTTGGATTAAGACCAGCAGGGAAAATGGCTGGCTTATCACCCCTGAAGATCTTGAAAGGATCTGCTGCAGCGATCCGACCAAACCTCGCGTCGTGGTACTCAACTATCCAAACAACCCCACCGGCAGGACATACTCAGAACAGATGTTGCAAGAGCTGGCGGCGATCGCCAGAAAATACCACGTAATCCTGCTGTCAGATGAGATCTATGGCGAGCTGAATTTTTCCGGAAACTACTCTTCCGTTGCCAGATATTATCCGGAAGGGACCATCATCAGCAGCGGCCTCTCCAAGTGGTGCGGCGCCGGCGGCTGGCGACTTGGCCTGTTTACGTTCCCCGATGAACTGGACTGGCTCAGGCAGGGAATGGCTGCTGTCGCCAGCGAGACCTACACCTCCACCAGCGCCCCCATCCAATACGCAGCTGTGCATGCTTTTGACGGGGGAAAATGGCTGGAATCGTATCTTAAAAACAGTCGCAGAATTCTTGCCGCTCTGGCAGAATATAGCCGGCAAAGACTCGAAAAGGCAGGAGTCCTGGTGGAGAAAGCACAAGGCGGCTTTTATCTCTTCCCGGATTTCTCCCAGACTAATCTGCTTGACAGGAGATCGTTCAATTCCTCCGAGGAATTCTGCAACAGTCTGCTGCAGGAAACCGGTGTTGCCATTCTGCCAGGCTCCGCCTTTGGCCTGAACGGCGATAATATCCTGGCCAGACTTGCCTTTGTTGATTTTGACGGTGCCCGGACACTCCAGGCACTCGCCGACCTCACCGACGAAGCAGAACTGGATGAAGCCTTTCTTCTTACCCATTGCGAACGGGTCACCACCGGAGTAGAGAGAATATGCGATTGGCTGCACTCCTGA
- a CDS encoding AMP-binding protein translates to MNDTDSIQSTLLGIVTALVGEIHPAGTSELKITLDSELDRELGLDSLARMELLTRLEREFSIHFPEKVLASAQTPRDLLRSLRSMADSRPDSAVSAMASEIAQVSAGVESRASDKRHMLNFSAAASLPEVLYSYARTQPEIEHITLLEDDREFHISYLRLWQEAMRVAAGLHGSGLERGDTVAIMLPTSAEYFYCFMGVMLAGGIPVPLYPPARPTQIEEHVRRHRRILANAGARILITVPEVRAVGRLLKSQVPELAKIVVAGELASGSSGIFWEPQREDIAFIQYTSGSTGDPKGVVLTHGNLLANIAAMGKVCRVTTSDRFVSWLPLYHDMGLIGAWFGSMCHGCRLVVMSPLAFLARPVRWLRTIEKYGGTLSASPNFGFEICATRIANEDLAGLDLSSWRLAFNGAEPVLPATLRKFVNRFAPYGFSANAMAPVYGLAESTVGLAFPEPGTGMRIDRVDRNCFTSIGMAETVADETGDALEFVCCGRPLPGHQLRVVDSDDRELPERQEGRLQFKGPSSTGGYYRNAEQNRKLFCGEWLETGDLAYMVRGEIYLTSRQKDIIIRAGRNIYPHELEEVIGEIDGIRKGCTAVFATRDSSDSPDRLVVLTESRLKEDGELLRMKKDIVSATMDLLGLPPDEIVIAGPGTVLKTSSGKIRRAACRMLYESGHVGQKKAAVWLQLLRMALAGVVPTMRRLSRRMVATAFACYCWLSLCLVGAAVWCAIMVVPAGRPAWKVASSAVRFMLKITGIKANLVGGENWPDGGRFILVSNHTSYIDSIVLTGILPQPCNFVGKAELGRNWFLSPALKKLEVHLVERFDAEKGVADARAIGEAIHKGSRPLFFAEGTLQRMPGLLPFQLGAFVLASEERLPIIPIVISGTRNILRGGSWFPRRGIIRITICSSCTTEQKGWQGAIELKNMTRHKILTRLGEPDLSGEYRSLRQVKSEGGKKPVEERKI, encoded by the coding sequence ATGAATGATACCGATTCCATACAGTCCACATTGCTCGGAATAGTTACCGCCTTGGTAGGGGAAATTCATCCGGCCGGGACCTCAGAGTTGAAAATTACTCTCGATTCCGAACTGGACCGTGAACTCGGGCTGGACAGTCTGGCCAGAATGGAACTGCTGACACGGCTTGAAAGAGAATTTTCGATTCATTTCCCGGAAAAAGTACTGGCCTCGGCACAAACGCCCAGGGACCTCTTACGCTCTCTGCGAAGCATGGCAGACAGTCGCCCTGATTCTGCAGTCTCGGCCATGGCAAGTGAAATTGCCCAAGTCTCAGCCGGGGTGGAAAGTAGAGCTTCGGATAAACGGCATATGCTCAACTTTTCAGCAGCCGCAAGCCTGCCGGAGGTGCTTTACAGCTATGCCCGGACGCAGCCTGAAATTGAACATATCACCCTGCTTGAAGATGACCGGGAGTTTCACATCAGTTACCTCCGCTTGTGGCAAGAGGCCATGCGCGTTGCCGCCGGATTGCATGGGTCGGGGCTGGAGCGGGGTGACACTGTGGCTATAATGCTGCCAACCAGTGCCGAGTATTTTTATTGTTTTATGGGCGTGATGCTTGCTGGTGGTATACCGGTGCCGCTTTATCCGCCGGCCCGGCCTACCCAGATAGAGGAGCATGTACGTCGTCACCGTCGGATTCTTGCCAATGCAGGAGCCAGGATACTCATCACCGTGCCGGAAGTGAGGGCGGTGGGCAGACTGTTGAAAAGCCAGGTTCCTGAACTGGCAAAAATCGTTGTTGCCGGTGAACTGGCGAGTGGTTCTTCCGGGATATTCTGGGAGCCGCAGAGAGAAGATATCGCCTTTATCCAGTATACGTCCGGCTCTACAGGTGACCCGAAGGGGGTTGTGCTGACGCATGGCAATCTGCTGGCCAATATAGCTGCCATGGGCAAGGTCTGCAGGGTCACCACCAGCGACAGGTTCGTCAGTTGGCTGCCTCTGTACCATGATATGGGGTTGATCGGCGCCTGGTTCGGCTCGATGTGCCATGGTTGCCGGCTGGTGGTTATGTCACCTCTGGCTTTTCTGGCCCGGCCTGTTCGGTGGTTACGTACAATAGAAAAATATGGAGGAACGCTCTCGGCTTCCCCCAACTTTGGTTTTGAGATCTGCGCCACCCGCATTGCCAACGAAGATCTGGCGGGGCTTGATCTCTCAAGCTGGCGGCTGGCTTTTAATGGGGCTGAGCCTGTGCTGCCGGCGACGCTGAGAAAGTTTGTCAATAGATTTGCACCATACGGATTTTCGGCCAATGCTATGGCGCCGGTGTATGGCCTGGCTGAATCCACTGTCGGTCTTGCCTTTCCTGAACCCGGAACGGGGATGCGGATCGACAGGGTGGACCGGAACTGTTTCACTTCAATCGGGATGGCGGAAACGGTTGCAGATGAGACCGGTGATGCTCTGGAGTTCGTCTGCTGCGGCAGACCATTGCCTGGCCATCAGTTGCGGGTTGTGGATAGTGACGACAGGGAATTGCCGGAGCGGCAGGAGGGACGCCTGCAGTTCAAGGGGCCGTCTTCAACCGGTGGCTATTATCGAAATGCGGAGCAGAATAGAAAACTCTTTTGCGGGGAATGGCTGGAAACAGGGGACCTAGCTTATATGGTGCGAGGGGAGATTTATCTCACCAGCAGGCAGAAAGATATCATTATTCGCGCTGGTAGAAATATTTATCCCCACGAACTCGAGGAAGTTATCGGTGAAATTGACGGGATCCGTAAAGGCTGCACTGCGGTGTTTGCCACCCGGGACAGCAGCGACAGTCCGGATCGGCTGGTGGTGTTGACTGAATCGCGCCTTAAAGAAGATGGTGAATTGCTGAGAATGAAAAAAGATATCGTTTCCGCCACCATGGATCTGCTTGGATTGCCGCCGGATGAAATTGTTATAGCAGGTCCGGGGACGGTATTAAAAACCTCAAGTGGCAAGATACGCAGGGCAGCGTGTCGCATGCTCTATGAGAGTGGTCATGTCGGGCAGAAAAAGGCTGCGGTCTGGTTACAATTATTGCGTATGGCCCTGGCTGGAGTAGTGCCGACAATGCGGCGCCTCAGCAGAAGAATGGTCGCCACAGCCTTTGCCTGTTACTGCTGGTTGAGTCTGTGTCTGGTTGGAGCGGCGGTGTGGTGTGCGATTATGGTCGTGCCGGCGGGCAGACCCGCCTGGAAGGTGGCGTCCTCTGCGGTGCGGTTTATGCTTAAAATTACAGGAATAAAGGCTAACCTGGTCGGTGGTGAAAATTGGCCTGACGGTGGGAGATTCATTCTGGTCAGTAACCACACCAGCTATATCGATTCAATTGTCTTGACCGGTATACTGCCTCAGCCGTGCAATTTTGTAGGCAAGGCGGAACTTGGCAGGAATTGGTTTCTGAGTCCGGCTTTAAAGAAGTTGGAGGTGCATCTGGTCGAGCGTTTTGATGCGGAAAAGGGGGTGGCGGATGCCCGGGCGATTGGTGAGGCAATTCATAAAGGGAGCAGGCCGCTGTTTTTTGCCGAGGGAACCTTGCAGCGAATGCCGGGTTTGTTGCCTTTTCAGCTTGGTGCTTTCGTGCTGGCCAGTGAAGAACGGCTGCCGATTATTCCCATAGTCATTAGTGGTACCCGAAATATATTGCGGGGAGGTTCCTGGTTTCCAAGGCGTGGCATTATCCGGATCACTATTTGCAGCAGTTGTACAACGGAGCAAAAGGGTTGGCAGGGGGCGATAGAACTGAAGAACATGACCCGCCATAAAATTCTGACCCGGCTTGGGGAACCCGATCTTTCGGGTGAGTACAGATCTCTGCGGCAGGTGAAAAGCGAGGGTGGAAAAAAACCAGTAGAGGAGCGGAAGATTTGA
- a CDS encoding class I SAM-dependent methyltransferase, with amino-acid sequence MSAKNSEESAVAETVLHFAREPGYLESTGWLRSMEGGEVVDCRGEPIPWLTYPAIEFLAPRLESEMEIFEYGSGNSTLWWSKRVKRVVSCEHDKEWYARYRRLIPDNVTYLLRRYKGGDSDYQEEILCYRDSFDILVLDGRRRVACMENGLGALRDRGVVIVDNSDREHYQSGYQIMAETGFKRLDFWGLGALSTRGWCTSFFYKNENCLGI; translated from the coding sequence TTGAGTGCCAAGAATAGTGAGGAGAGCGCTGTGGCCGAAACGGTGTTGCATTTTGCCAGGGAGCCGGGCTACCTGGAATCCACTGGCTGGCTCCGTTCAATGGAAGGTGGAGAGGTGGTCGACTGCAGGGGCGAGCCGATACCGTGGCTCACCTATCCTGCAATTGAGTTTCTTGCACCCAGGTTAGAGTCGGAGATGGAGATCTTTGAATATGGAAGCGGTAATTCGACGCTCTGGTGGAGTAAACGGGTGAAAAGGGTGGTGAGTTGTGAGCATGACAAAGAGTGGTATGCCAGGTATCGGCGACTGATACCAGACAATGTTACCTATCTGCTGAGGCGTTATAAAGGGGGTGACAGTGATTACCAGGAGGAAATTTTATGCTACAGGGACAGCTTTGATATCCTGGTGTTAGATGGCAGAAGACGGGTTGCCTGTATGGAAAACGGGCTTGGTGCCCTGCGTGATAGAGGGGTGGTCATTGTCGATAACAGCGATAGAGAGCACTATCAGTCCGGTTATCAGATAATGGCTGAGACAGGGTTTAAGCGCTTGGACTTTTGGGGGCTGGGGGCCCTGAGTACCCGGGGATGGTGCACATCATTTTTTTATAAAAATGAGAACTGCCTGGGTATCTGA
- a CDS encoding NUDIX hydrolase, with translation MNFCSHCGHKVIQSVPNGDDRSRFVCPNCGTIHYQNPKLVVGCIPEWQGNILLCKRNIEPRLGFWTLPAGYLENGESAREGAIRETYEETCARVNDLKAYFLADLIPINQLYLMFRCSLVRPAFRATAESIEVRLFSEEEIPWNQIAFPVIHTVLKSYLDDRAQSSFPFRNQRLTQIMHSD, from the coding sequence ATGAACTTCTGTTCCCATTGCGGCCACAAGGTTATCCAGAGCGTCCCGAACGGCGATGACCGCTCTCGTTTCGTCTGCCCCAACTGCGGGACGATCCATTACCAGAACCCAAAACTGGTGGTGGGCTGCATTCCCGAGTGGCAGGGGAATATCCTGCTCTGTAAAAGAAATATTGAACCCCGGCTGGGGTTCTGGACACTACCGGCCGGGTACCTGGAAAATGGGGAAAGCGCCAGAGAAGGTGCTATCCGTGAAACCTACGAGGAAACCTGCGCCAGGGTCAATGACCTGAAGGCCTACTTTCTTGCTGACCTGATCCCGATCAATCAGCTCTACCTGATGTTTCGCTGCAGCCTGGTGCGCCCTGCTTTCAGAGCAACAGCCGAAAGCATAGAAGTGCGGTTATTCAGCGAGGAGGAAATCCCCTGGAACCAGATTGCCTTTCCTGTCATCCACACAGTACTCAAAAGCTATCTGGATGATCGCGCGCAGAGTTCATTTCCCTTTCGCAATCA
- a CDS encoding MFS transporter, which yields MCERFSKKRSLTQVKSTTTMTRTERSWVQYDVGNSAFVLVMVTAIMPIFFKDYAAQDLPAAISTANWGFANSTASLILAILAPMLGALADYHRRKKLYFTGFLLVGICSTLALTIPQAGQWLLCLAIFVVARVGWAGANIFYDAFITDVTTRERMDVVSAKGYGWGYIGSVVPFLVVTGLILYGGMADGLPTLHVKTGFVVVALWWLLFSLPMLKNVQQTHGIEPSAKPVRDAFTRLWQTLHHVRQHRQVFLFLAAYFFYIDGVGTIISMSTAYGRDLGFGVVMLIAVLLFIQIVAFPCALIFGKLANRFTTKTMLLAGIGLFSLATLIGFSLPSVENITVKSTLFWLIAFLVASSMGGIQALSRSYYAKLIPAEKSAEYFGFYNVFGKFAAITGPLLMGVVGRLTGETRWGVLSILLLFLIGGWLLKKVPAK from the coding sequence ATGTGTGAGCGTTTCTCAAAAAAAAGGAGCCTGACGCAGGTGAAGAGCACAACGACAATGACCAGAACAGAGCGAAGCTGGGTTCAGTACGATGTCGGCAACTCTGCCTTTGTGCTGGTTATGGTGACGGCGATTATGCCTATTTTTTTTAAGGACTATGCCGCACAGGATCTACCTGCAGCCATCTCCACCGCGAACTGGGGGTTCGCCAATTCGACGGCATCGCTGATTCTGGCAATCCTGGCGCCGATGCTTGGGGCACTGGCCGATTACCACCGCCGTAAAAAGCTCTATTTTACAGGATTCCTGCTGGTCGGTATATGCTCCACCCTGGCCTTGACCATTCCCCAGGCCGGACAATGGTTACTTTGCCTGGCGATTTTTGTGGTCGCCAGAGTAGGCTGGGCCGGGGCCAACATCTTTTACGATGCATTTATAACAGATGTTACGACCCGGGAGCGAATGGATGTCGTCTCGGCCAAAGGGTATGGTTGGGGATATATCGGCAGCGTGGTTCCATTTTTGGTGGTGACCGGTCTGATTCTTTACGGTGGTATGGCAGATGGGTTGCCGACGCTGCACGTGAAGACCGGTTTTGTGGTGGTGGCGCTTTGGTGGCTCCTATTTTCTTTGCCGATGTTGAAAAATGTGCAGCAGACACATGGCATAGAACCATCCGCAAAACCTGTACGTGACGCATTCACCAGGCTCTGGCAGACGTTGCATCATGTTCGGCAGCACCGGCAGGTGTTTCTCTTTCTGGCGGCCTATTTCTTTTACATCGATGGGGTGGGTACCATTATCTCCATGTCCACGGCCTATGGCAGGGACCTGGGTTTCGGGGTGGTGATGCTGATTGCAGTTCTGCTCTTCATCCAGATAGTTGCATTTCCCTGTGCCCTTATTTTCGGTAAACTGGCGAATCGCTTCACCACAAAAACGATGTTGCTGGCGGGTATCGGTCTTTTCAGCCTGGCCACCCTCATTGGCTTTTCCCTGCCATCTGTGGAAAATATCACGGTGAAGAGTACCTTGTTCTGGTTGATCGCCTTTCTGGTCGCCTCATCCATGGGAGGGATTCAGGCGCTGAGCCGCAGTTATTATGCAAAACTTATCCCTGCCGAAAAAAGTGCTGAATATTTTGGCTTTTATAATGTATTCGGCAAATTTGCGGCTATCACCGGTCCGTTGCTCATGGGCGTGGTGGGGCGTCTGACAGGTGAAACCAGATGGGGCGTGCTGAGTATTCTGCTGCTCTTTCTTATCGGTGGCTGGTTGTTGAAAAAAGTGCCCGCGAAGTAA